A genomic segment from bacterium encodes:
- a CDS encoding type II toxin-antitoxin system RelE/ParE family toxin, with product MNTTWKIKIHRLVLSEDFKSISYPDQRVILKDIGKKLSLEPKSYGKPLSGELKGYWRLKVKDYRVIYKIKEDTIEVLVIKVGIRRDEEVYKKLLYRLKKLGID from the coding sequence ATGAATACTACCTGGAAAATAAAGATACATCGGTTAGTCCTTTCAGAAGATTTTAAGTCAATAAGCTATCCTGATCAGAGGGTAATCCTTAAAGATATTGGTAAAAAATTGAGTTTAGAGCCTAAAAGCTATGGCAAGCCTTTGTCAGGTGAATTAAAAGGTTATTGGAGGCTAAAGGTTAAGGATTATAGAGTGATCTATAAAATAAAAGAAGATACAATTGAAGTTTTGGTTATAAAGGTTGGGATTAGAAGAGACGAAGAAGTCTATAAAAAATTGCTTTATAGACTTAAAAAACTTGGGATAGATTAG
- a CDS encoding type II toxin-antitoxin system Phd/YefM family antitoxin has product MFTVKEDTTLVGISEFRTNFDKVLEALSKSKVLLERRNKPLAVIVPIEKYNQMEELIELLEDTGLGWLAKERDVKSTPADYIDLDMALKKG; this is encoded by the coding sequence ATGTTTACGGTAAAAGAAGATACAACATTGGTAGGTATATCAGAATTCAGGACTAACTTTGACAAGGTTCTTGAGGCTCTCAGTAAATCCAAGGTGCTATTAGAAAGGCGAAATAAACCTTTAGCGGTTATTGTGCCAATTGAAAAATACAATCAGATGGAAGAATTGATTGAATTGCTTGAAGATACTGGTTTAGGTTGGCTGGCTAAAGAAAGGGATGTAAAAAGCACACCGGCCGACTATATAGATTTAGATATGGCTCTGAAAAAAGGTTGA